Proteins from one Congzhengia minquanensis genomic window:
- the rplT gene encoding 50S ribosomal protein L20 yields MARIKGAVTTRKRHKRILKLAKGYRGAKSKQFRTAKEAVMKSLAYAYVGRKQRKRNFRQLWIARISAQAKMNGMNYSTFMNGLKKAGIEMNRKMLSEIAISDKEAFAALVEKAKASL; encoded by the coding sequence ATGGCAAGAATTAAGGGCGCTGTCACCACGCGCAAAAGACATAAAAGAATTTTAAAACTGGCAAAGGGCTACAGAGGTGCGAAAAGCAAACAGTTCAGAACAGCAAAAGAAGCGGTTATGAAATCTTTGGCTTACGCTTATGTCGGCCGTAAGCAGAGAAAGAGAAACTTCCGTCAGCTGTGGATTGCCAGAATTTCTGCTCAGGCAAAAATGAACGGCATGAACTATTCAACGTTCATGAACGGTTTGAAAAAAGCGGGCATTGAAATGAACCGCAAAATGCTTTCTGAAATCGCAATCAGCGACAAAGAAGCCTTTGCAGCTTTGGTGGAAAAAGCCAAGGCAAGCTTATAA
- a CDS encoding sialidase family protein, which produces MDDFKNIKNGLILPSIGYADQPKLIEADNGTWVYTITTGEGAEGTKNTFVGIALSRDLGKTWSELKRIDDSPFESSYSSLFKTDFGRIYCFYDFNTDGLNTDDEIEEADGTVSRAQRFDMGFGIFCFKYSDDNGQTWSKKRFEIPMRDFDIDFANPIKVRGKTRRCFWNVSNPFALGGAFYHPMNKIMYQNGDVLYRTEGVLLKSDNLLTEKDPEKIRWETLPEGTKGIQSPAGTRISEEHCYVPLSDGTIYDVFRTIDGMPGYTRSQNGGRTFDAPRYQCFADGTEMKHPRAANFVWKCKNGKYLYWFHNTNGEEWGGRNPAWLCGGVECDSENGKTIKWSKPEIVLFSEDKKEGMSYPDLFECGGNYYLAETQKTVTRLHKIPKEFLSGLWSEVDD; this is translated from the coding sequence ATGGACGATTTTAAAAACATTAAAAATGGTTTGATTTTGCCCTCCATTGGATATGCCGACCAGCCCAAGCTAATCGAGGCGGACAATGGCACATGGGTTTACACCATCACCACCGGTGAAGGCGCAGAAGGCACGAAGAATACATTTGTGGGCATTGCGCTCAGCCGCGACTTAGGAAAAACCTGGTCTGAGCTTAAAAGAATTGACGATTCCCCTTTCGAGAGCTCCTACTCCAGCCTGTTTAAAACAGACTTCGGCAGAATTTATTGCTTTTATGACTTCAACACAGACGGACTGAACACAGATGATGAAATTGAAGAAGCCGACGGCACAGTTTCCCGCGCACAGCGGTTCGATATGGGCTTTGGCATTTTTTGTTTTAAATACAGCGACGACAACGGTCAAACCTGGAGCAAAAAACGATTCGAAATTCCCATGCGCGACTTTGACATTGACTTTGCAAATCCCATCAAAGTGCGGGGCAAAACAAGGCGTTGCTTTTGGAACGTGAGCAATCCTTTTGCATTGGGCGGCGCATTTTATCATCCCATGAACAAAATTATGTATCAAAACGGCGATGTTCTCTATCGAACAGAGGGCGTATTGTTAAAAAGCGACAATTTGCTGACGGAAAAAGACCCGGAAAAAATTCGGTGGGAAACATTGCCGGAGGGAACCAAGGGCATTCAAAGCCCCGCCGGCACAAGAATTTCCGAAGAACACTGTTATGTTCCCCTGTCTGACGGCACCATTTACGACGTGTTCCGCACCATAGACGGAATGCCTGGTTACACGAGAAGCCAAAATGGAGGACGCACCTTTGATGCGCCGCGCTATCAATGCTTTGCCGACGGCACCGAGATGAAGCACCCCAGAGCGGCAAATTTTGTTTGGAAGTGTAAAAACGGAAAATATCTTTACTGGTTCCACAACACCAACGGAGAGGAATGGGGCGGCCGAAACCCCGCATGGCTCTGCGGGGGCGTGGAGTGCGATTCGGAAAATGGTAAAACCATCAAATGGTCGAAGCCCGAAATTGTTTTGTTCAGCGAAGATAAAAAAGAGGGCATGAGTTATCCCGACTTGTTTGAATGCGGCGGAAACTATTATTTGGCCGAAACCCAAAAAACCGTTACCCGTTTGCATAAAATTCCGAAAGAATTTTTGTCAGGGCTTTGGTCGGAAGTAGACGACTAA
- a CDS encoding Gfo/Idh/MocA family oxidoreductase, with product MTKVAILGSENSHAWHFAAALSGKDGSRLYQDIELIGVYGDISREDGRKGNEEIAKVSSCPHFAGHYDDFLSEADAVMVTARHGDNHLKYAYKYIEKGIPVWIDKPITANEADAAALAALAKKHRAPICGGSSLVHTDEIKRLSAYVKENRADVLGGHVTAPVNLENDYGGFWFYSQHLVQMITAVFGIDVKSVTAKRENNSVRAVYRYEDFCVTAFFGTGYTASVYKSGYDAVSCNIHLGDDYFLPELNDFYQMIQTGRGIADFREFIAPVILIGATKRAFEENRETAVTIPEV from the coding sequence ATGACGAAGGTTGCGATTTTAGGAAGCGAAAACAGCCACGCCTGGCACTTTGCCGCGGCGCTGTCCGGCAAAGACGGAAGCAGGCTGTATCAAGACATAGAGCTTATCGGCGTTTACGGCGACATTTCCCGGGAGGATGGGCGGAAGGGAAATGAAGAAATTGCAAAGGTAAGCAGCTGCCCGCATTTTGCAGGCCATTACGACGATTTTCTCAGCGAAGCCGACGCCGTTATGGTGACGGCCCGCCACGGAGATAACCATTTAAAATATGCATATAAATACATAGAAAAGGGAATTCCGGTGTGGATTGACAAGCCCATTACGGCAAACGAAGCCGACGCGGCGGCCCTTGCTGCCCTGGCAAAAAAACACCGCGCACCCATTTGCGGCGGTTCCTCTTTGGTGCACACCGACGAAATCAAACGGCTCAGTGCATATGTAAAAGAAAACCGGGCCGACGTTTTGGGCGGCCACGTCACCGCACCGGTAAATTTAGAAAACGATTACGGCGGGTTCTGGTTCTATTCCCAGCATCTAGTGCAAATGATTACGGCGGTGTTCGGCATTGACGTAAAAAGCGTCACGGCTAAAAGGGAAAACAACTCCGTCCGCGCCGTTTACCGCTATGAAGACTTTTGCGTCACCGCCTTTTTCGGCACAGGCTACACGGCAAGCGTCTATAAGAGCGGTTATGACGCAGTAAGCTGTAACATTCATCTGGGCGACGACTATTTTCTCCCTGAACTGAATGATTTTTATCAAATGATTCAAACAGGGCGCGGAATTGCCGATTTTCGTGAATTTATTGCCCCGGTAATCTTAATTGGGGCAACCAAACGGGCGTTTGAAGAAAACAGGGAAACAGCAGTCACCATTCCCGAAGTGTAA
- a CDS encoding HpcH/HpaI aldolase family protein, with translation MRKDLLALTPLYGSWIQTGSPAAAEILANAGFRWLAVDMEHTETSLKEFTNIARSMEKYGVFPMVRASENNTVEIRKYLDCGAKGIIVPMVNSAEEAKKAVAACKYPPEGVRGFAFVRANDWGDSFDDYVKRANCETVVIVMVETKAAVENIDEILTVDGVDGVFIGPYDLSGSYGIPGQTGHKTVKDAMQKVLAACKRHKKAAGQHIVTPTQENVSEAISSGFTFLALGMDTVFVSEGAKAALNMAEQKQ, from the coding sequence ATGAGAAAGGATTTATTGGCGTTAACCCCCCTTTACGGGAGCTGGATTCAAACGGGCAGTCCGGCGGCGGCTGAAATTCTTGCAAACGCAGGCTTTCGGTGGCTGGCGGTGGACATGGAGCACACAGAAACCTCTTTAAAGGAGTTCACCAACATCGCCAGGTCTATGGAAAAATACGGCGTTTTTCCAATGGTTCGGGCAAGCGAAAATAATACGGTCGAAATCCGAAAATATTTAGACTGCGGAGCAAAAGGCATTATTGTTCCCATGGTAAATTCCGCAGAGGAAGCAAAAAAAGCCGTTGCCGCGTGCAAATATCCGCCGGAGGGCGTCCGCGGATTTGCCTTTGTTCGGGCGAACGACTGGGGCGACAGCTTTGATGACTATGTGAAACGTGCAAACTGCGAAACCGTGGTGATTGTGATGGTTGAAACAAAAGCCGCAGTGGAAAACATAGATGAAATTTTGACGGTAGACGGCGTAGACGGTGTGTTTATTGGTCCTTACGACCTATCCGGCTCTTACGGAATTCCCGGTCAGACCGGCCACAAAACGGTGAAAGACGCCATGCAGAAAGTGCTCGCCGCTTGCAAGCGCCATAAAAAAGCCGCAGGGCAGCACATTGTAACGCCCACGCAGGAAAACGTTTCCGAGGCGATATCTTCGGGATTTACGTTTCTGGCGCTGGGAATGGACACGGTTTTTGTTTCGGAAGGTGCAAAAGCCGCGCTGAACATGGCAGAACAAAAACAATAA
- a CDS encoding LacI family DNA-binding transcriptional regulator has translation MKKATMQDVAKLAGVSQSTVSFVFSGADMRISESTKQKVFEAASELGFVPRGKLKNYHKVSDSVLALLVPNMSNLYYPALAKEVDEIAAAKGYGLIVINTNRSETKEARYFKLLISLKVAGILYGFTPAAGEMETARRLGLPVAIVGETEPGTAADCVSLNSGLAGELLAEHLLHFGHKKIAVITAPKHSITLSRKRRIDGMKRVLSGRAELIVISGDTEQEMEHANYEIELGYQKTKELFEIGGGRPTAVVGINDMTAIGILKALQELGLKVPEDVSCAGFDNLPVSEFVSPALTSVDHLTAQRTRQAIDLIDDKINKRNKYPVTVDFQPRLVVRSSTQKAKI, from the coding sequence ATGAAAAAAGCTACGATGCAGGATGTTGCAAAACTTGCGGGTGTGTCGCAGTCCACGGTTTCGTTTGTTTTCAGCGGAGCCGATATGCGCATTTCAGAAAGCACAAAACAAAAAGTGTTTGAGGCTGCCAGTGAACTTGGGTTTGTTCCCAGGGGCAAGCTGAAAAACTATCATAAAGTGTCAGACAGCGTATTGGCGCTCTTAGTGCCCAATATGTCGAACTTATATTATCCGGCGCTGGCAAAGGAAGTTGACGAGATTGCCGCCGCCAAGGGCTATGGCTTAATTGTGATTAATACCAACCGCAGCGAAACGAAAGAAGCACGGTATTTTAAGCTTTTAATCAGCCTGAAAGTGGCGGGTATTCTCTATGGGTTTACGCCCGCCGCAGGAGAGATGGAAACTGCCCGGCGGCTGGGTTTGCCGGTGGCCATTGTGGGCGAAACAGAGCCGGGCACCGCGGCCGACTGCGTCAGCTTAAACAGCGGATTGGCGGGGGAGCTTTTGGCAGAGCATCTGCTTCATTTCGGACACAAAAAAATTGCGGTTATCACTGCACCGAAACATTCTATTACCCTGTCGCGCAAACGGAGGATTGACGGAATGAAGCGCGTGTTGAGCGGCCGTGCGGAACTGATTGTTATTTCCGGCGACACAGAACAGGAGATGGAGCACGCAAACTATGAAATTGAGTTGGGATATCAAAAAACGAAAGAACTGTTTGAAATAGGCGGTGGCAGGCCTACGGCGGTGGTTGGCATCAACGACATGACGGCAATCGGCATTTTAAAAGCTTTGCAGGAGCTTGGGCTTAAGGTGCCGGAAGACGTTTCCTGCGCGGGATTTGACAATCTGCCGGTTTCGGAGTTTGTTTCTCCGGCTCTGACTTCGGTAGACCATCTGACGGCCCAGCGGACGCGCCAGGCCATTGACTTGATTGACGATAAAATTAACAAGCGGAACAAATATCCCGTGACGGTGGACTTTCAGCCGCGGCTTGTGGTGCGGAGTTCCACGCAGAAAGCAAAAATTTAG
- the ychF gene encoding redox-regulated ATPase YchF, which translates to MKLGIVGLPNVGKSTLFNAITQAGAESANYPFCTIEPNVGIVAVPDERLNVLAEMYHPQKVTHAVIEFVDIAGLVKGASRGEGLGNKFLSHIRQVDAIVHVVRCFDDSNIIHVEGSVDPVRDVETINLELIFADLEMVEKRLDKTRKLMKSGEKKYKIEVEFLEKLKEVLEAGKPARSLALSDEEEELAREIDLLTFKPVLYAANVGEDDFAGGIENNEYVKILEELAESEGSEVMPISAKIEEDISALEPEEKQEYLDELGINESGLDRLVKKSYKLLGLISYLTAGEPEVRAWTITAGTKAPQAAGKIHTDFEKGFIRAEVVRFQDLIHCGTYAAAREKGLVRSEGKEYVMCDGDVVLFRFNV; encoded by the coding sequence ATGAAATTAGGAATCGTGGGGCTTCCCAACGTGGGAAAGTCCACTCTTTTTAACGCCATCACCCAAGCAGGGGCAGAGTCTGCAAACTATCCTTTTTGTACCATAGAGCCCAATGTGGGAATTGTGGCCGTGCCGGACGAGCGGCTGAACGTTTTGGCGGAGATGTATCATCCCCAAAAAGTGACCCATGCCGTTATTGAGTTTGTTGACATTGCCGGTTTGGTGAAGGGCGCCAGCCGCGGCGAAGGGCTGGGCAACAAGTTTTTGTCCCATATACGGCAGGTGGACGCCATTGTCCACGTTGTCCGCTGCTTTGACGACTCTAATATCATTCATGTGGAGGGCTCTGTCGACCCCGTCCGTGACGTGGAAACCATTAACTTAGAGCTTATTTTTGCAGATTTGGAAATGGTGGAAAAACGCCTGGATAAGACAAGAAAGCTCATGAAGTCCGGCGAAAAAAAGTATAAAATTGAAGTGGAATTTTTAGAAAAGCTGAAAGAGGTTTTAGAAGCGGGCAAGCCCGCCCGGTCGCTTGCGCTTTCCGACGAGGAGGAAGAGCTTGCAAGGGAAATTGACCTTTTAACCTTTAAGCCTGTGCTGTATGCTGCCAACGTGGGAGAGGACGATTTTGCAGGCGGCATTGAAAACAACGAATATGTAAAAATTTTAGAGGAGCTGGCAGAATCGGAAGGTTCGGAGGTTATGCCCATTTCCGCCAAAATTGAAGAGGACATTTCAGCCTTAGAACCGGAGGAAAAACAGGAATATTTAGACGAACTGGGTATTAACGAGTCTGGTTTGGACAGGCTGGTGAAGAAAAGCTATAAGCTTTTGGGGCTGATCAGCTATTTAACAGCAGGTGAGCCGGAGGTGCGTGCATGGACCATAACTGCCGGCACCAAAGCACCTCAGGCCGCGGGGAAAATTCATACGGATTTTGAAAAAGGCTTTATCCGTGCCGAGGTGGTGCGGTTTCAGGATTTAATTCACTGCGGAACCTATGCCGCTGCCCGTGAAAAGGGACTTGTGCGCTCTGAGGGCAAGGAATATGTGATGTGCGACGGCGACGTTGTTCTATTCCGATTTAATGTTTGA
- the infC gene encoding translation initiation factor IF-3: MINEEIRVKEVRLVGQDGAPLGITTSADALEQAYAKNLDLVLIAPKAEPPVCKIMDYGKYKFELAKRDKEARKNQKVVSIKEIRVSPSIDNHDFETKVNHTKKFLSDGDKVKITVRFRGREVHHSALGFQLLERFKEAVSEFGAVDKPPKLEGKNMSMVVSPKGAAK, from the coding sequence TTGATTAACGAAGAAATCAGAGTAAAAGAGGTTAGGCTCGTCGGACAAGACGGCGCTCCCCTCGGAATTACAACGTCTGCCGACGCTTTGGAACAGGCCTATGCAAAAAATTTAGACCTGGTTTTAATCGCGCCCAAGGCCGAGCCGCCCGTGTGCAAAATTATGGACTACGGGAAATATAAGTTCGAGCTTGCCAAACGTGACAAAGAAGCAAGGAAAAATCAAAAGGTAGTCAGTATTAAGGAAATACGGGTTTCTCCGTCCATCGACAATCACGATTTTGAAACGAAGGTAAACCACACCAAAAAGTTTTTGTCAGACGGCGACAAAGTTAAAATCACGGTGCGCTTCCGCGGCCGTGAAGTTCATCACAGTGCTTTAGGGTTCCAGCTTTTAGAGAGATTTAAAGAAGCTGTGTCGGAATTCGGCGCAGTAGACAAACCGCCCAAGCTTGAGGGAAAGAACATGAGTATGGTCGTGTCTCCAAAGGGAGCCGCTAAATAA
- the nagA gene encoding N-acetylglucosamine-6-phosphate deacetylase: protein MIAIKNGTVVTGGESVRANIYFEGGKICAVTPKDLPAEKTVDAENLFVAPGFIDIHTHGAGGSDFLDGTANAFLTAARVHAEHGATSIVPTLTSVSTEKIEAAMAVFDEAKIQNQNGANLLGLHLEGPHFAASQKGAQEERFIKPFDKNEYEAILTGSDGRILRWSAAPELPGAKAFAARLKDFNILPCTGHSDADCNCALKAFGWGFRHVTHLYSCMSSVHRTNGYRHGGIVEAAFLNDFMTVELIADGAHLPPELLKLVYKIKGPEKIALITDSMRGAGMPEGKSVLGCITDGLPVIVEDGVAKLPDRTAFAGSVATCDRLVKTMVQLAEIPLSKAVQMASQTPADILSLAGKGQIKEGFDADIVIFDKDIHIMKTIVGGKVVYG, encoded by the coding sequence ATGATAGCGATTAAAAACGGAACTGTGGTAACCGGCGGCGAATCCGTCCGCGCCAATATTTATTTTGAGGGCGGCAAGATTTGCGCCGTCACGCCAAAAGACCTTCCGGCAGAAAAAACGGTTGACGCGGAAAACCTGTTTGTCGCGCCCGGATTTATCGACATTCACACCCACGGCGCAGGCGGCAGCGACTTTTTAGACGGCACGGCAAACGCCTTCCTCACCGCCGCCAGGGTACATGCAGAGCACGGCGCAACCAGCATTGTGCCGACGCTGACCTCTGTCAGCACTGAAAAAATAGAAGCGGCAATGGCGGTGTTTGACGAGGCAAAAATCCAAAACCAAAACGGGGCCAATCTTTTGGGACTGCACTTAGAAGGGCCTCATTTTGCAGCGTCGCAGAAAGGCGCTCAGGAGGAACGGTTTATAAAACCCTTTGACAAAAACGAGTATGAAGCAATTTTAACCGGCTCTGACGGACGCATTTTAAGGTGGAGCGCCGCGCCTGAGCTGCCCGGTGCCAAAGCCTTTGCCGCCCGGCTAAAGGACTTTAACATTCTTCCCTGCACCGGGCACAGCGACGCCGACTGTAATTGTGCCCTTAAAGCCTTTGGCTGGGGGTTTCGCCACGTGACCCACCTGTATTCCTGCATGAGCAGCGTTCACAGAACAAACGGCTACCGTCACGGCGGCATTGTGGAAGCGGCATTCTTAAACGATTTTATGACGGTTGAACTCATAGCAGACGGTGCGCATCTGCCGCCGGAGCTGTTAAAGCTCGTTTATAAAATTAAGGGCCCTGAAAAAATTGCACTGATTACCGATTCCATGCGCGGCGCAGGTATGCCGGAGGGCAAAAGTGTTTTGGGCTGCATTACCGACGGTCTGCCTGTAATTGTGGAAGACGGCGTGGCAAAACTGCCTGACAGAACCGCCTTTGCGGGAAGCGTGGCCACCTGCGACAGGCTGGTGAAAACAATGGTGCAGCTCGCTGAAATTCCGCTTTCTAAAGCTGTTCAAATGGCATCTCAAACGCCGGCGGACATTTTAAGCCTTGCAGGAAAGGGACAGATAAAAGAAGGGTTCGACGCAGACATTGTCATTTTTGACAAAGACATTCACATAATGAAAACCATAGTCGGCGGGAAAGTGGTGTATGGATAA
- the rpmI gene encoding 50S ribosomal protein L35, with protein MPKIKTHRASAKRFRITKNGKVKMKHNYTSHILTKKSTKRKRKLRKGAYASNANLKTIKKMIPYK; from the coding sequence ATGCCTAAGATCAAAACACATAGAGCGAGTGCTAAAAGGTTTAGAATTACCAAAAACGGTAAAGTGAAAATGAAACACAATTACACAAGCCACATTCTGACGAAGAAATCGACCAAGAGAAAGAGAAAGCTCAGAAAGGGTGCTTATGCGTCCAATGCGAATTTAAAGACCATTAAGAAGATGATTCCTTATAAATAA
- a CDS encoding AraC family transcriptional regulator, whose translation MEEKISLYRDAPSPVIVYHNKNERPHVDVPHLHSQYEIYYNIDGAKGFFADKRFYDCTGFDLFAIPQACVHKVIVSRGAVYERCIINIDTKIIDAINAAPHMNRPLSWLAGSPFPKKANLNEQEHEEFMNLIKQYHLQESHELKRYAALIGILAFIGGFFLPGRMASPAGSPPDSIAEKALVLIEDQFQDIKISEIAETLFVNESYFSKLFKEEFGLTPENYLIVRKIAEAKKYLYMGASVKEACFLSGFHNYSNFIRTFKNFEGYSPGNLEKLTDPL comes from the coding sequence ATGGAGGAAAAAATTTCGCTTTACAGGGACGCGCCCTCGCCTGTAATTGTGTATCACAATAAAAACGAACGTCCCCATGTGGACGTTCCGCATCTGCACAGCCAATATGAAATTTATTATAACATCGACGGCGCAAAGGGATTTTTTGCAGACAAGCGGTTTTACGACTGCACGGGCTTCGACCTGTTTGCCATTCCCCAGGCATGCGTTCACAAGGTAATTGTCAGCCGCGGCGCGGTTTATGAACGGTGTATTATCAATATCGACACAAAAATTATCGACGCAATTAACGCCGCACCCCACATGAACCGGCCATTGAGCTGGCTTGCGGGCTCGCCTTTTCCCAAAAAGGCAAACCTGAACGAACAGGAACACGAAGAATTTATGAACCTGATCAAACAATATCACCTGCAGGAGTCCCATGAATTAAAGCGGTATGCCGCCTTAATTGGAATTTTGGCCTTTATCGGCGGATTTTTCCTTCCCGGCCGGATGGCTTCTCCCGCGGGCAGCCCTCCCGACTCCATTGCGGAGAAGGCACTGGTGTTAATTGAAGACCAGTTTCAAGACATAAAAATTTCTGAAATTGCAGAAACGCTGTTTGTGAACGAAAGCTATTTCAGCAAGCTGTTTAAAGAGGAGTTTGGCCTCACACCGGAAAACTATTTGATTGTGAGAAAAATTGCAGAAGCAAAAAAATATTTGTATATGGGCGCTTCGGTGAAAGAAGCCTGTTTTCTTTCCGGCTTTCACAACTACTCCAATTTCATCAGAACGTTTAAAAACTTTGAAGGATATTCTCCCGGAAACTTAGAGAAATTAACAGACCCGCTGTAA
- the ilvD gene encoding dihydroxy-acid dehydratase, with the protein MSDLKQNAPEIDALRQGMDWDETDILRKQILIDSTFGDSHPGSAHLDRLVQMAADGVKYSGAKPSVFTVTDMCDGIAQGHDGMNYSLVSRDIIAGMVEIHAKANDFDGLVAISSCDKSVPAHLMAIARLNLPSVFVPGGVMPAAAGGFTLEQIGNVSVKCRQGDMTKEAFHKCQQDACPSCGACQFMGTAATMQVLSEALGLALPHSALMPVGLKFIQNAAKAAGRACVRLVEQNIRARDILTERAMKNAIVIHGAIGGSTNALLHLPAIAHELGIDLDMRLFDELHRKTPFLVNTRPVGEFSTEMFWYAGGVPRVMLAVKDLLELDALTVTGKTLGENLAEIEGELVRWEGYLANYGLKREDVIKKLSDTGAIAVLYGNLAEDGAVLKYTALPKEMQVFCGPARVFDGELSARNAIIEKKINPGDCIVIRYAGPKGSGMPEMFYTTEALCADETLVSTTAIITDGRFSGASRGPCIGHISPEAAQGGNLALIKDGDMISIDVPNRRIEAIGVDFESRRKGFSYAPPKESGILGIYKKNAVSAMKGGYMDV; encoded by the coding sequence ATGAGCGACTTAAAACAGAACGCGCCGGAAATTGACGCATTGCGCCAGGGTATGGACTGGGACGAAACAGATATTTTACGAAAACAAATTTTAATCGATTCCACCTTCGGAGACAGCCATCCCGGAAGCGCACATTTAGACCGGCTGGTGCAAATGGCGGCAGACGGTGTGAAATACAGCGGGGCAAAGCCGTCGGTCTTCACGGTGACCGACATGTGCGACGGCATTGCTCAGGGTCACGACGGCATGAACTATTCTTTGGTTTCAAGAGACATCATTGCCGGCATGGTGGAAATTCATGCAAAGGCCAACGATTTTGACGGGCTGGTGGCCATTTCCAGCTGCGACAAAAGCGTGCCTGCACACTTAATGGCCATTGCGCGGCTGAATCTGCCTTCGGTGTTCGTTCCCGGCGGCGTTATGCCGGCGGCGGCAGGCGGTTTTACGTTGGAACAAATTGGAAATGTCAGCGTGAAATGCCGCCAGGGCGACATGACGAAAGAGGCGTTTCACAAGTGCCAGCAAGATGCCTGCCCCTCCTGCGGGGCGTGCCAGTTTATGGGCACCGCGGCCACCATGCAGGTTTTAAGCGAGGCGCTGGGGCTTGCGCTGCCCCATTCCGCACTGATGCCTGTTGGACTTAAGTTTATTCAAAACGCCGCAAAAGCAGCGGGACGCGCCTGTGTGCGTTTGGTGGAACAAAACATACGCGCACGGGACATTTTAACCGAAAGGGCAATGAAAAACGCCATCGTCATTCACGGCGCCATCGGCGGCAGCACAAACGCGCTTCTGCATTTGCCTGCCATTGCCCATGAATTGGGAATTGATTTGGACATGCGTCTGTTTGACGAGCTGCACCGAAAAACGCCGTTTTTGGTGAACACCCGTCCGGTTGGCGAGTTTAGCACCGAAATGTTCTGGTATGCCGGCGGTGTGCCGCGGGTAATGCTTGCGGTGAAGGATTTGCTGGAGCTTGACGCATTAACGGTAACGGGCAAAACGCTGGGCGAAAACCTGGCGGAGATTGAGGGCGAGCTTGTCCGCTGGGAGGGGTATCTTGCCAACTACGGATTAAAGCGGGAGGACGTTATCAAAAAACTTTCCGACACCGGGGCAATTGCCGTGCTTTACGGAAATTTGGCGGAAGACGGGGCGGTGCTGAAATATACGGCTCTGCCGAAAGAGATGCAGGTGTTCTGCGGCCCCGCCAGGGTGTTTGACGGCGAGCTTTCAGCAAGAAACGCCATTATCGAAAAGAAAATTAATCCCGGTGACTGCATTGTCATTCGCTACGCCGGGCCGAAGGGAAGCGGCATGCCGGAAATGTTTTACACCACCGAGGCGCTGTGTGCAGACGAAACCCTTGTTTCCACCACGGCGATTATTACAGACGGCCGGTTTTCCGGCGCAAGCCGCGGCCCGTGTATCGGGCACATTTCGCCGGAGGCCGCCCAGGGCGGCAACCTTGCGCTGATAAAAGACGGCGACATGATTTCTATTGACGTTCCCAACCGACGGATTGAAGCAATCGGCGTGGATTTTGAAAGCCGGAGGAAAGGGTTTTCTTATGCGCCGCCAAAGGAGAGCGGCATTTTAGGGATTTATAAAAAGAATGCGGTTTCGGCAATGAAAGGCGGTTACATGGATGTATAA
- a CDS encoding phosphoglycerate dehydrogenase — MYNVLITSEYFGKFSGEAKQLLLANGFSVTDNPYGHKFLTPEEIIPYAKHADALICDLEKITREVIDSAPNLKIISRRGVGTDSVDVAYAEKKNIAVARTLGVVEPPVAELVMAYILEFSRRISVLNQSMHAGRWERCQCHSVNGKTLGIVGMGKIAYEVARRAHSFGMHILYTDTVRNERAEAEFGAQQKPVCELLEESDFVTLHLPLTENTANYMDYGKLCKMKQSAYLINAARGGVVNCADLKRALCENKLSGAAIDVFEKEPETNSSFRGMENVILTPHVGTFTEEIFVKMDVAAAENIISFFQK, encoded by the coding sequence ATGTATAACGTGTTAATTACCAGCGAATATTTCGGAAAGTTTTCCGGCGAGGCAAAACAGCTGTTGCTTGCAAACGGATTTTCGGTGACAGACAACCCCTATGGGCACAAGTTTTTAACGCCGGAAGAGATCATTCCTTATGCAAAACACGCAGACGCGCTGATCTGCGATTTGGAAAAAATCACGAGAGAGGTCATTGACAGCGCGCCGAACTTAAAAATTATCTCCCGGCGGGGCGTGGGCACAGACAGTGTGGACGTGGCCTATGCAGAAAAAAAGAACATTGCGGTGGCCCGAACGCTGGGCGTGGTGGAGCCGCCGGTGGCGGAGCTGGTTATGGCGTATATCTTAGAATTTTCACGCAGGATAAGCGTTTTAAACCAAAGCATGCACGCAGGGCGCTGGGAGCGGTGTCAATGCCACAGCGTGAACGGAAAAACCTTAGGAATTGTTGGTATGGGCAAAATCGCATATGAAGTTGCAAGGCGCGCCCACAGCTTCGGCATGCATATTTTATACACGGATACGGTGCGCAATGAGCGGGCGGAAGCGGAGTTTGGCGCACAGCAAAAACCGGTCTGCGAGCTGTTAGAAGAGTCCGATTTCGTGACGCTGCACCTGCCGCTGACTGAGAATACCGCAAATTATATGGATTATGGCAAGCTGTGCAAAATGAAGCAAAGCGCCTATTTGATTAACGCGGCCCGGGGCGGCGTGGTAAATTGCGCCGATTTAAAGCGCGCTTTATGTGAAAACAAACTTTCGGGCGCGGCAATTGACGTTTTTGAAAAAGAACCGGAGACAAACAGCAGCTTTCGCGGCATGGAAAACGTAATTTTAACGCCGCATGTGGGAACGTTCACAGAAGAAATTTTTGTCAAAATGGACGTTGCGGCGGCGGAAAACATTATTTCTTTCTTTCAAAAATAA